CGTGTCACCAATGCCAGTTGCAAGGTTTTGCCGAAGGTAATTTCCATCGCCAAACGGAACGCATGAGGCCAAATTGCCAAAGTTTCGGGGGACGATTCCACGCCCAAAATCACCGTGGTTGAGCCATCCGCATTTTCGCGGGTTTCCCATTCGCTCCACATGCGGTTGCGCATAAAACCGTGAGCGGGGCGGCTTTTGCCTTCGGGGTCTGCGCCAAACCAAGGCCAGCAAATCGGCACGCCGCCTTTGATCGCTTTGCCTTCAGCGTAATAGGCTTTGTCGCTGACGAACAGCACATCCGCCGCGCCTTTGGGGGTGAAGGACAAGACTTGCCCTGCGTAAACCGAAATCACGGCATCGGCATGGTCGTTGCTAACGTTGATCATCGGCAAGCCACCGTTGCCTGCTACACGAGTGATTGTCATGGTGCGTTCCTGTTTTCTGGTTAAAAATCGCCGCCATCATACCGCATCCTTCAAGACAGATGCAGTACCTGATCCATCGCTTCCAAACCGTGCGCACGATGCGTAATCAGCAACAGGCTTTGCCCATTACGCGCCACCTGCGTGAGAATATTCGCCATCACCTGTGTCGCGGTTTCTGGGTCTAAGCCTTCGGTAGGCTCATCGAGAATCAACAGCCGCGCCGGTTTCAGCAAGGCACGCGCAATCGCCACCCGTTTGGCTTGTCCGCCGGACAAACGCACGCCCGTTTCACCGACCCACGTTGCATACCCTTGCGGCTGTTGCGTAATGAAATCGTGAATCAACGCAGTGCCGCACACCGCTTCCAGCTCCGACTCGGTTGCATCACGCTTTGCCAGCAACAGGTTTTCGCGCAAGGTGGTGTTGAACAAATGCGTTTGCTGCGGCACAACCGCGATGTGCTGACGCAAGGCTTCGCCGCTGTAGTGGGCAAGCGGTTTTCCCGCCAACAACAATTCACCGCTGGTCGGGTCGCGGAAACGTAGCAGCAAACTGGTCAGGGTGCTTTTGCCCGCGCCCGTTACACCGACGATAGCGAGCTTGTGACCCTGCGGAAAATTCAGCGTCAAACCATCCAGCACCGCATCACCTTGCGGCTGGTAACGGAAACCCAGTTCCCGCAATGCAAAATCCAGACGTTCCGGCACAGCTTGCGGGTGCGCTGGTTCTGTCACCGCCGCTACCTGATCCGCAAGGCTGAAAATACGCCGCGCTGCCGCGAGAGTTTCCCCCAAGGACTGGAACGCCAGCGGCAAAGGCAACACCGCTTCAAAACTTGCCAGCGCGAACAATGCCAACATCGCCAATTCAGGCGGCGCTATCGCATGATCGCGC
The DNA window shown above is from Candidatus Thiothrix sulfatifontis and carries:
- the cydC gene encoding thiol reductant ABC exporter subunit CydC yields the protein MNDLLRLLRLFKPYWGWAALGMGLSFITLLANVGLMAVSGWFITAMAMAGVAGVSMNYFTPAALIRLAAIVRTAGRYGERLVTHEATFRMLAELRVWFYERIEPLAPAVLEQYRSGDVLSRIRADIDTLNNVYLRLLVPVVVAALATLVFVVALLFYHPLLALLELSLLLVAGVLIPWLMNRLGHEAGQQSVETAAQLRSALVNDLQGMGELLVYGAADAHAAHVQQLSQTLAAQQQILSRLNGVAQGALGLCANLAMWGMLVLAIPLVRDHAIAPPELAMLALFALASFEAVLPLPLAFQSLGETLAAARRIFSLADQVAAVTEPAHPQAVPERLDFALRELGFRYQPQGDAVLDGLTLNFPQGHKLAIVGVTGAGKSTLTSLLLRFRDPTSGELLLAGKPLAHYSGEALRQHIAVVPQQTHLFNTTLRENLLLAKRDATESELEAVCGTALIHDFITQQPQGYATWVGETGVRLSGGQAKRVAIARALLKPARLLILDEPTEGLDPETATQVMANILTQVARNGQSLLLITHRAHGLEAMDQVLHLS